The Eriocheir sinensis breed Jianghai 21 chromosome 28, ASM2467909v1, whole genome shotgun sequence region AATATCTATCGTTGTGAGCCCAAGATCCGACCTGCATGGCAAACGTATCTATACAAATCATCGTCAGATCCAACTTGTAATGTCCTGTGCGTCTTTTTTTTGTCCATGTGTTTCATGATGAGGTAATTACTCccgtttttctcttcccattctccagCACGACATGAAGTTCGTTTATGGCGACGTGGCGTTCCTCCCGCACCGCCTCAACGAATCAAAGTCTCAGAAGCCGTGGGATACCGAGTTCAGCCAGTTGTGTCGCGGCGCCTACCCTGAGGTGAGAACCAAGCCCGTCAAGAGGGAACACCAGGAACCTCCTTTTGGAGTTCCTGTGTCTCAATAGGTGCAGATATACAATTATGGGCACTAacacccctctttctttctccccgctAGCCCTAcaccatacaaaaatacacgaggGCCATAGATAGGGATAGTTTGGCCATGAGCTACCAAACGTTATGCCTCTATGCTGGTCGGCCTCTGTCTCCTATATCCAACGCTTCTTCCTGAACGCATCCTAACCGACAATATTGAGACATGGTAGAGTAGTGCgtttgtgttgagagagagagagagagagagagagagagagagagagagagagagagagagagagagagagagagagagagagagagagagagagagagagagagagagagagagagagagagagagagagagagagagagagagagagagagagagagagagagagtggctaaTCAGGTCCTTAGCTCCATTTCTTGATCTTTTTGATTCACAACAATCCcctcgccctctttctcctctctcatcccgttcccttccattttctcattCTCGGCGTCTCAAATGTTTGGGGGCTGCTGGAGAGACAGCGtatagtgtccgcactcctctctttctccctgtttCGTCTCTagagaataataatagtaatgtttgTGCTCACTAGGATGGCAAGGAGCGGCGATCTCTTCAGTGTTACTTCAACAACCGCGGCTCCCCCTTCCTGATGCTGCAGCCGGTGCGTTACGAGCAGCTGCACCACGACCCGGAGCTCTACCTCTTCTACGACGTCATCTCCGAGGCTGAAATCAAGATCGTTAAGGACATCGCCAGACACCGGGTGAGTGAGCGAGCGACGGAACACGAGTGATATTTGCTCTTGACTCGTATTGTTAGTCTGACTTCGTGTGTTGCCTctgcattacatttttttttatttaggtaATTGTTCTTCGTTTACATTCGTTAGGGTCAATCTTTCAATTATTTCAGCCGTTTTCAATGCGGTATCGTTCACTTGCAGTCTTTTTCTCCCAGTTCATAAcctttagcagtagtagtagtagtagtagtagtagtagtagaagtagtagtagtagaagtagtagtagtagtagtagtaggaggaggaggaggaggaggagtaaaagggggAGGAGTAAAATAACCAGGAGCAGAAGTCGTAAAAATAGTAGATGTTGCGCAGTAGCATGGCACAGCAACACCAGTACCATAATCACGCCTGACTCTCTGGATCCAGCTCAAGCGATCCACGATGATTGACCAGCAGACGTCCATCGTGACGGAGGAGCGCGTCTCCCACACAGCGTGGCTCAAGAATGGATCCCACCCCGCCCTGGAGAGGATAGGCCGCAGGGTCTCCTACATCACGCAGCTCCACGCTTTTGAAGACACGGCGGGGATTCCATCAGCGGATGACctacaggtgtgtgtgagagggggaggggttgcGACGCGGGAGGCAGGCCAAGGACAAAATTATCTAGCAAACAAGCCTGTACTAAGCGCCTATAGACAGGGTCCAGAGAAACATTGATGTACAAGTCAATTTCACTTCTGGCGTCCTGATACTCCCTTCTAGAAATTTCTTGTCTTAGGAATTTTGTTTTAACACTGGTATatattttgaagaaaaaaaatctatatccAGAAGGTCACCTACCTTGAAAACCTGTTAATGTCTAACCCCTAAAGCCCAATTGTCTGCTTATGTTTTCAGGTTCTAAACTATGGCCTTGGAGGGTTTTATGCTGCCCACAACGACGTCTTTTTCAAAGACTTGCCCGAAGAGCAGGTAACGAAACCTctctattctttccctctccagcACGGCATATTTTTCTCACAGTTCAGGGCGTAAAAACGAAGGGGTCCCCTCTACTTGCACGGGAGCAAGGCAGAATGGGAGGCACAGGTGTCACCCCTCAGAGATATTCGCtcacaaaaaaaacactgataTAAACCAAACAAGTTTTTCGCAGTCAAACACGAAATTTAATGTTTCCATACCACACTTTAAAGCAAATAGTTCATACCACACTAGTTTTCGGTTATCATGTGTCCTGATACATGTTTAATGGTCTTAGATGAATAAGATAGTTGAGTGCAGAGAGCCTGAAGTGAAAATTAATCATTGGTAAGTCAGTACTAGCTTTGAGGGGAACACTAATGGAACACAAATTGAACACTGAATATAAAACTAACCCTGAATTACCTGCACCCTttttaatatctatctatctatctctccgtctatctatctatctgtctatctatctatctgcctatctatctatctatctacctatccgtctatctataaatttatatatctatctttatctatttatatctccaTCTGTCTCCCCCCAGTGGTCTAACAAGGTCGACAAGTACCCGTCGGGGGACCGTCTTGCCACTTGGATGTTCTATGtgagtattcattttttttcttgccttttcccttccctaaacACCTGAAATAGCTTTATAGTCTTAATAAAACTACTGCAAGAACTTCTACCAGTAATGCCACTCAGATTCCTCCTTACTTTGTTGTAGTATGAAATAAGAAATAAACTTGTCAGCAAACCAGGAACAGACGCCATAAAGTATTGCATAGTATAGTTTATTGAGTAAATTTACCGGCAATGCAAAACAGACGTTCTTGTATTTCTAAAAAGAAAATCCCTGAATCTGGCTCTGCACGAAAGTTTTCTTGTCTTTACGATTAGCATTCAGTCATCTGTTCTTGTTGTGGCCGCAGCTAAATGACGTCACTGCTGGGGGCAACACGGCGTTCCCTTTGGCCGGAGTTGCTGCCCCCGCGGTGAAGGGCGCTGCCGCTTTTTGGTTCAATGTTAAGAAGAACGGAAAGTTTAACACGAGGTCCCGGCACGGTGGCTGCCCCGTGCTCCTGGGACAAAAATGGGGTGAGCTGGTAGTCTGTTGTAATCCAATCTTAATTTACTATATCACTTTGCTGTGACATATACACGAAATTCAAAATGCTGAAAACTTCGTTGTAGTGCATGGTTAAGCGGTGACTCCGAGGTGGGTTATTGCAGTAATCCTGTTGTGGGTTATTGCATCACTTTGCTGTGCCatgtgaaaaaataaaacaatgctcGAAACTTAATTTGCAGTGGCCAACCGATGGATCTACGAGCACGCCAACTTTCTGCGGCGTCCGTGCAGCAAGGACTCGACGGAATGACTATCGTGGGACCCACACTTAGCACTTCTTCCAGGGAGTTCTGGGGACAGCTCTCAAAGGCGTCTCGGTGCGCACATAGCTGTACTGGAGAGCAGCAGTGCAGGGTGTTTTATGCAAATGTAACGAAATGTACAGGCTAAGATAATAAAAACTCAAATACTTTAATGCCTTTGTTAATGTTTGACTTTTCTGTGTCGCAATGTTGGAGTAAGCAGATATTTACcgcttaagtagtagtagtagtagtagtagtagtagtagtagtagcagtagcagtagtagtagtagtagcaccaccaccacttgtcCTCAAAATGTTCGTATTTAGCAACAAAATCGCCTTGCAGTTTGTTATGCAGTGTTTCCAACAGCTGCTAGTACGTAATACATTGCGTATTGTGTTAACATTTAGTTCAACAACTCAGTCTCTGGAGGTCTCATGCCACGTTTAACACCAGCAGACTCATCACCAGAAAGTTTTCAGCAAGATTTCCTTCAGACTGACACTAACATTCCAGTGCCTGCAAAACAAACAGTAAGTTACGGGCGCAGCGTTACCTGGGCAGTGACGGGTTATAAGTCTACGGACACAACCAACCGTGTTTACATTACTCGACGACTTTTAGGATGGGCAATGTGAACACCCCGGGAATTATAGAACACTTCCATAGATTTATTTTTCCCTACTCGCCAACCACTGCCTCGGCCCAGAGAATGGCTGACTGAAAGTTCGCTGACTCCGACCAGGGCGCCTCAGCTGCTATCCACCCTTGATACCTCCGTGTCAATAGTAGTAGAAGCACCAGtactagtagcagcagcagtagtagtagtagtagttgtagtagtagtagtagtagtagtagcagtagtagtagtattcctGAGATAGACAATTAATGACTGGCGAGAACTGGCAACCGAAGGGAAGTTTAGTGAAAGACTGGAAATTTACCGAATCTGGAGCTAACTTATGGAGCAAATACATAAGAAAttcaaactaaacaaaaaaaatccaTTAGCAC contains the following coding sequences:
- the LOC127004654 gene encoding prolyl 4-hydroxylase subunit alpha-1-like is translated as MMRCTSVLSAWAAGVWGCLWAWVSTGVDGQVPGQLYSSLARMEVLFDFDEHLGELLLQLPEHLPAANRYLETYTNLQRDSSLSREVRGHPLHVYLLLKRLVLFWHHISPALQTYTSLEGPCRNLNSECDHWAMRGNCLHYRIYMLQNCAPACGSCPLPGLKERAARMLKKAGEMVMPSEDDLRGAANSLARLQITYRIPIGSFMAGRIQDTPSSARLTVEDCVQVAAAAHHFKIYGNAWLWYDYCQAAAHTNPRLQEEIILRRDELEEEHDMKFVYGDVAFLPHRLNESKSQKPWDTEFSQLCRGAYPEDGKERRSLQCYFNNRGSPFLMLQPVRYEQLHHDPELYLFYDVISEAEIKIVKDIARHRLKRSTMIDQQTSIVTEERVSHTAWLKNGSHPALERIGRRVSYITQLHAFEDTAGIPSADDLQVLNYGLGGFYAAHNDVFFKDLPEEQWSNKVDKYPSGDRLATWMFYLNDVTAGGNTAFPLAGVAAPAVKGAAAFWFNVKKNGKFNTRSRHGGCPVLLGQKWVANRWIYEHANFLRRPCSKDSTE